The Lysobacter sp. HDW10 genome window below encodes:
- the coaE gene encoding dephospho-CoA kinase (Dephospho-CoA kinase (CoaE) performs the final step in coenzyme A biosynthesis.), which translates to MGAYVVAVTGGIASGKTAFAEYLNSLGADLLDADVVAREVVETGSDALADIAAHFGQDILLSNGTLDRAALRKRVFESREERTWLEALLHPLIRARLHEQANASTASYVVTVIPLLTESGGRKNYPWVDRIAVVDVPESVQAERLMARDKTDADMARKMIAAQATREQRLGIADDVISNTSSFEQLQRSAQCLDILYKNLA; encoded by the coding sequence ATGGGCGCCTACGTCGTCGCGGTGACGGGCGGCATTGCATCAGGGAAAACCGCGTTCGCAGAATACTTGAATTCACTCGGCGCGGACCTGCTGGATGCCGATGTCGTCGCGCGCGAAGTCGTCGAAACCGGTTCTGATGCGCTTGCAGACATCGCTGCGCACTTTGGCCAAGATATTTTGCTTTCAAACGGCACACTGGATCGCGCCGCCTTGCGCAAGCGCGTATTCGAAAGTCGTGAAGAGCGGACGTGGCTTGAGGCTTTGTTGCATCCGTTGATTCGCGCCCGATTGCATGAGCAAGCGAATGCGTCTACTGCGTCGTATGTGGTGACCGTTATTCCATTGCTGACTGAAAGCGGTGGCCGCAAGAACTATCCGTGGGTGGATCGCATCGCTGTAGTGGATGTGCCTGAGTCCGTTCAAGCCGAACGACTCATGGCACGTGATAAGACCGACGCTGACATGGCCCGCAAAATGATCGCAGCGCAAGCAACGCGCGAACAGCGACTCGGTATTGCAGATGACGTGATCAGCAATACGTCTTCGTTTGAACAACTGCAGCGTTCAGCACAGTGCTTGGATATTCTTTACAAGAATCTGGCTTAA